A region of Corynebacterium glucuronolyticum DSM 44120 DNA encodes the following proteins:
- a CDS encoding aminopeptidase C: MEQDMRKQPLTGDCVQEIQKKVAEDPTVAVARNAVTACSVNKVALDRDKVVSLDPTIEVKLDSLKVTNQKTSGRCWMFAALNMYRQKIAKELNLEQFEFSQAYLQYFDKLEKAYFALNYLLGNEEPHAARTDDGRIDLGDRETAFVLDGAAGDGGLFNYVNNLVAKYGAVPSYAMPDSDSAGDTPAMNRAIHTIVRKTVMENGSIDEAMKAIQRVVGIHLGTPPTSFVWQYRTKDGDFHREGEFTPQEFAKKYLPDLDQFVEIAFDARPEHKVNQAYDTELATNVWGTPVYRYVNADIEVVRQAAIDSIAQSDPVWFGCDVNTQFDAILGMWDRNLINLPDIYGIDLAFDRAGRMLTWEEAPTHAMVLTGFDEQSGHFRVENSWGNEDHKGVKLGGDGYGTMTSDWFRDNVFSVVVRRKYAPEELLKAWDGEGILLPCWDPMS, encoded by the coding sequence ATGGAACAAGATATGCGTAAGCAGCCTCTTACCGGAGACTGCGTTCAGGAGATTCAGAAGAAGGTGGCCGAAGACCCCACGGTAGCCGTCGCGCGAAACGCTGTCACAGCATGTAGCGTAAACAAGGTCGCCTTGGACAGGGACAAGGTAGTCAGCCTGGACCCCACCATCGAAGTCAAACTCGATTCTCTGAAGGTAACGAACCAGAAGACCTCTGGACGCTGCTGGATGTTTGCCGCGCTCAACATGTACCGGCAGAAGATAGCCAAGGAACTTAATCTCGAGCAGTTTGAGTTCTCTCAGGCGTATCTGCAGTACTTTGACAAGTTGGAAAAGGCCTACTTTGCCCTTAACTATTTGCTTGGCAATGAAGAGCCCCACGCTGCCCGAACCGATGACGGCAGAATCGATCTCGGTGACCGCGAGACTGCATTCGTGCTCGACGGCGCCGCAGGTGACGGTGGCCTGTTCAATTACGTCAACAACCTCGTTGCTAAGTACGGCGCTGTCCCCTCGTACGCAATGCCCGATTCTGACTCGGCTGGCGATACGCCTGCGATGAACCGTGCCATTCACACCATTGTCCGAAAAACCGTAATGGAAAATGGTTCTATTGACGAGGCCATGAAAGCTATTCAGCGTGTCGTTGGCATCCACTTAGGCACCCCGCCGACATCTTTTGTGTGGCAATACCGCACCAAGGATGGCGATTTCCACCGCGAAGGTGAGTTCACTCCACAAGAGTTCGCAAAGAAATACCTCCCCGATCTCGACCAATTCGTTGAAATTGCCTTCGATGCCCGGCCGGAGCACAAGGTCAACCAGGCGTACGACACCGAACTTGCGACGAACGTCTGGGGCACCCCCGTTTACCGGTACGTAAACGCTGATATCGAGGTCGTGCGTCAGGCAGCGATTGACTCCATCGCACAGTCCGATCCCGTCTGGTTTGGCTGTGATGTGAACACCCAGTTCGACGCAATCCTTGGGATGTGGGATCGCAACCTGATTAATCTTCCCGATATTTACGGCATCGATCTCGCCTTCGACCGCGCAGGAAGGATGTTGACCTGGGAGGAGGCTCCTACTCACGCCATGGTTCTTACTGGCTTTGATGAGCAGTCCGGTCACTTTCGAGTGGAAAATTCCTGGGGTAATGAGGATCACAAGGGAGTGAAACTCGGTGGCGACGGCTACGGAACGATGACGAGCGATTGGTTCCGCGACAACGTCTTCTCAGTCGTCGTGAGGAGAAAGTACGCGCCAGAAGAGTTGCTGAAGGCATGGGATGGCGAAGGCATCCTGTTGCCCTGCTGGGATCCGATGAGCTAG
- the hisG gene encoding ATP phosphoribosyltransferase, translated as MLRIAVPNKGSLSEVAMEILTEAGYARRPDSKTLTVLDKDNEVEFFFLRPKDIAIYVAGGQLDIGITGRDLALDSQADVEELLPLGFGNSRFFFAAPANQKWSVGDLEGKRIATSYPHLVRADLARRGIQATVIRLDGAVEISIRLGVADVIADVVSTGRTLRQQGLATFGDPLVSSEAVIYGRRGRDVTEAMRIFIRRIEGILRARRFMILDYNCPKSLLPKLTTITPGLSGATVSPLAKTDWVAVRAMVPRAQANTIMDALSAGGAEAILATDIRIARL; from the coding sequence ATGCTGCGAATCGCTGTACCGAATAAGGGGTCTCTCAGTGAGGTGGCTATGGAAATCCTCACCGAGGCGGGCTACGCTCGCCGCCCCGATTCGAAAACACTCACTGTTCTCGATAAAGATAACGAAGTCGAATTCTTTTTCCTTCGCCCAAAAGATATCGCCATTTACGTCGCTGGTGGCCAACTCGATATCGGCATCACCGGCCGCGACCTGGCGTTGGATTCACAGGCTGACGTTGAAGAGCTCCTACCACTGGGGTTTGGAAACTCCCGTTTCTTTTTCGCGGCTCCAGCCAACCAAAAGTGGTCAGTAGGAGATCTAGAGGGGAAGCGGATTGCGACAAGTTACCCACACCTTGTGCGTGCTGACCTCGCTCGGCGCGGAATTCAGGCTACCGTCATCCGACTTGACGGAGCAGTGGAGATTTCCATTCGCCTCGGTGTTGCGGATGTCATTGCCGATGTTGTCTCGACTGGACGGACTCTGCGTCAGCAAGGTCTGGCTACATTCGGAGACCCACTCGTGAGCTCTGAAGCAGTTATTTACGGCCGCCGTGGCCGCGATGTAACAGAGGCGATGCGCATTTTCATCCGCAGAATTGAAGGAATTCTACGTGCACGACGGTTTATGATCCTCGACTACAACTGTCCCAAGAGTCTCCTTCCCAAGCTCACCACCATTACACCGGGACTGTCAGGAGCTACCGTGTCTCCACTGGCTAAAACAGACTGGGTTGCCGTGCGCGCTATGGTACCTAGGGCACAGGCAAACACCATCATGGATGCGCTATCTGCCGGCGGGGCAGAGGCAATCCTGGCCACGGATATCCGAATAGCCCGCTTGTAA
- a CDS encoding aminopeptidase C gives MATNESTRGLSLDAIRAENEKLQADRSFRVSRNAVTTTGVDKLAVNRDILSGIDTSVSTKVDDWAVANQKKSGRCWIFAGMNMLRGPIMKETKVKDFELSQTFIHFWDKLEKANYFLEAMEELRERDILDRTVAHLLQAPIEDGGQWNMLVALINKYGIVPQYAMPDTNSSSDTRAMNRDLSTVLRRGAYLLRKAESEEERASVKRQALEDAYRVLTIHLGTPPKEFVWQYRDKDNAFTRKGTMTPLEFKDTYVTVNLDDFVCVVNDPRHAPKDILTVEYLGNVVGATPVTYLNADIQVMKKAVAATLAEGTSVWFGCDTLRQAESTLGVWDAHVLDYEGVYGVELGMDKRERVISGDSLMTHAMVFTGVDESEEKVPRRWRVENSWGPDKADKGFWTMNDSWFDEYVFAVAVRRDLLPADYQEAIGGEPIVLPVWDPMGALA, from the coding sequence ATGGCTACAAACGAGAGCACACGCGGACTATCCCTCGATGCAATTAGGGCGGAAAACGAAAAGTTGCAGGCAGACCGATCATTCCGCGTCTCCCGCAACGCTGTCACGACAACAGGCGTGGACAAGCTCGCGGTCAACCGGGACATTCTCTCTGGCATCGACACCAGTGTTTCCACGAAGGTGGATGACTGGGCGGTTGCTAACCAAAAGAAGTCTGGTCGCTGCTGGATTTTCGCAGGTATGAACATGCTGCGCGGTCCCATCATGAAGGAAACGAAGGTAAAGGATTTTGAGCTCTCCCAGACCTTCATTCACTTCTGGGACAAGCTTGAAAAAGCAAACTACTTCCTAGAGGCAATGGAGGAACTGCGCGAACGCGACATCCTTGACCGCACGGTGGCACACCTCCTGCAGGCTCCTATTGAGGACGGTGGCCAGTGGAACATGCTCGTGGCGCTCATCAATAAGTACGGAATCGTTCCGCAATATGCGATGCCGGATACAAATTCATCGTCAGACACGCGGGCAATGAATCGCGATCTGTCCACTGTATTGCGCAGAGGCGCGTACCTGCTCCGCAAGGCCGAGTCTGAAGAAGAACGAGCCTCCGTGAAGCGGCAGGCTTTGGAGGATGCGTACCGCGTGCTGACCATTCACCTCGGTACTCCCCCGAAAGAATTCGTCTGGCAGTATCGAGACAAGGATAATGCGTTTACTCGCAAGGGAACGATGACGCCCCTCGAGTTCAAGGACACGTACGTCACTGTCAACCTTGACGATTTCGTGTGCGTGGTCAATGATCCACGGCACGCGCCAAAGGATATCCTCACCGTCGAATATTTGGGCAACGTCGTCGGTGCCACGCCGGTTACATACCTCAACGCGGATATCCAGGTTATGAAGAAGGCAGTTGCTGCCACGCTTGCGGAGGGCACCTCCGTCTGGTTCGGCTGCGATACGTTGCGACAGGCAGAGAGCACACTCGGGGTCTGGGACGCACACGTGCTGGACTACGAAGGCGTGTACGGCGTTGAGCTTGGAATGGACAAACGAGAACGGGTCATTTCCGGCGATTCACTCATGACCCACGCCATGGTCTTCACTGGTGTGGATGAGTCGGAGGAAAAGGTTCCTCGTCGTTGGCGTGTGGAGAACTCGTGGGGCCCTGATAAGGCAGACAAGGGCTTTTGGACCATGAACGATTCATGGTTTGATGAGTACGTCTTTGCTGTAGCAGTCCGGCGTGATCTGCTTCCCGCAGATTATCAAGAGGCCATCGGCGGAGAACCGATTGTTCTGCCCGTATGGGATCCGATGGGGGCTCTCGCATAG